One region of Sebastes fasciatus isolate fSebFas1 chromosome 1, fSebFas1.pri, whole genome shotgun sequence genomic DNA includes:
- the ssu72 gene encoding RNA polymerase II subunit A C-terminal domain phosphatase SSU72: protein MPSHPLRVAVVCSSNQNRSMEAHSILSKRGFEVRSFGTGSHVKLPGPAPDKPNVYDFKTTYIQMYNDLVRKDKELYTQNGILHMLDRNKRIKSKPERFQSCKDKFDLVITCEERVYDQVLEDLNSREQETLQPVHVINVDIQDNHEEATLGAFLICELCQCIQHTEDMEDEMDELIQEFEEKSNRPFLHTVCFY, encoded by the exons ATGCCGAGCCACCCGCTGCGTGTAGCGGTGGTGTGCTCGAGCAACCAGAACCGCAGTATGGAAGCGCACAGTATCCTCAG CAAACGTGGATTTGAAGTGCGTTCCTTCGGGACAGGGTCTCATGTGAAGCTCCCCGGTCCTGCCCCGGATAAGCCAAATGTGTACGACTTCAAAACGACATATATACAGATGTACAACGACTTGGTCCGCAAGGACAAGGAACT ATACACACAGAATGGCATCCTGCACATGCTGGACCGCAACAAGCGCATCAAATCAAAGCCGGAGCGCTTTCAAAGCTGCAAGGACAAGTTTGACCTGGTCATCACCTGTGAAGAGAGAGTTTATGACCAAGTGCTGGAGG ATCTGAATTCAAGAGAGCAGGAGACTCTACAGCCCGTGCACGTCATCAATGTAGACATTCAGGATAACCATGAGGAAGCCACGCTGGGCGCCTTCCTCATCTGTGAGCTGTGCCAATGT ATCCAGCACACTGAGGACATGGAGGATGAAATGGACGAGCTCATACAGGAGTTTGAGGAGAAGAGCAACAGGCCTTTTCTTCACACTGTCTGTTTCTATTGA
- the LOC141767689 gene encoding transmembrane protein 240-like: MNALFDRFHNFILPLVRGEDAVCGCSCGRHQVYHVVPYYGAQSTMDSRGNYAVSDIMTRQEMNVIVGLLLGLCISLFLQWLDSVWHSRLKSWRENQMNDVAFWSWMPKFSNTREFFRRLHPKHTEDSRGNMLHINQDMYHNVKDT, encoded by the exons ATGAACGCGCTTTTTGACCGCTTTCACAACTTCATCCTGCCGTTGGTGCGAGGAGAGGACGCGGTCTGCGGCTGCAGCTGTGGAAG GCATCAAGTCTATCATGTCGTGCCATATTATGGGGCCCAGTCCACGATGGATTCCAGAGGAAACTACGCTGTGAGTGACATCATGACCCGGCAGGAGATGAACGTGATAGTTGGACTGCTCTTGGGACTCTGCATCAGCCTGTTCTTGCAGTGGCTGGATAGCGTTTGGCACTCACGGCTCAAATCCTGGAGGGAAAACCAAATGAATG ATGTGGCTTTCTGGTCATGGATGCCCAAATTCAGTAACACAAGGGAGTTCTTCAGGCGGTTACATCCAAAACACACGGAGGACTCCAGGGGGAACATGCTGCACATCAATCAAGATATGTACCATAATGTTAAAGACACATAa
- the atad3 gene encoding ATPase family AAA domain containing 3 produces MSWLFGLNRGQPEVPPGLQPPPPPPPPAGGSSGGGDKPKDKWSNFDPTGLERAAHAAKELDKSRHAKEALDLARMQEQSTQMEHQSKMKEYEAAVEQLKGDQIRVQGEERRKTVNEETKQHQARAQFQDKLARQRYEDQLRQQQALNEENLRRQEDSVQKQEAMRKATIEHEMELRNKNELLRIEAETKARARVERENADIIREQIRLKAAEHRQTVLESIKTAGAVFGEGFRAFVSDWDKVTATVAGLTLLAVGVYSARNATAVAGRYIEARLGKPSLVRETSRFTVAEAIKHPVKTVKRLKSKPQDALEGVVLNPSLEERVRDIAIATRNTRQNHGLYRNILMYGPPGTGKTLFAKKLAVHSGMDYAIMTGGDVAPMGRDGVTAMHKVFDWAGTSRRGLLLFVDEADAFLRKRSTEKISEDLRATLNAFLYRTGEQSTKFMLVLASNQPEQFDWAINDRIDEIVNFALPGPEERERLVRLYFDKYVLEPATGGRQRMKLAQFDYGQKCSDIAKRTGGMSGREISKLGVAWQAAAYSSEDGVLTEAMIDARVDDAIKQHIQKMDWLHGDETAQTKTLTPPPAGATAGVGKMGFTLPLSEAPEAQEVIAPILEIDTKQEGESIPPPSDIDQSAEGKSAAPAGQDCDDAVKAEAATEAESLAQPAAPEAESLAQPAAPEAESLAQPAAPEAESLAQPAAPADSEGKKEDKTGSSPPKDGTPV; encoded by the exons ATGTCGTGGCTGTTCGGCCTGAACAGAGGGCAGCCTGAGGTTCCTCCTGGTcttcagcctcctcctcctcctcctccaccggcTGGAGGCTCCAGCGGCGGAGGAGACAAACCCAAGGACAAATGGAGCAACTTCGATCCCACCGGGCTGGAGAGAGCTGCTCATGCGGCCAAGGAGCTCGACAAGTCCC GACATGCCAAAGAAGCTCTGGATTTGGCTCGAATGCAGGAGCAGAGCACTCAGATGGAGCATCAGAGCAAAATGAAG GAGTACGAAGCAGCGGTTGAGCAGCTCAAAGGCGACCAGATACGAGtccagggagaggagaggaggaaaactGTTAACGAGGAGACCAAGCAGCATCAAGCG AGAGCTCAGTTTCAAGATAAGCTGGCCAGACAGCGATATGAGGACCAACTAAGGCAACAG CAAGCCCTGAATGAGGAGAACCTTCGCAGGCAGGAGGATTCTGTACAGAAACAGGAGGCCATGAGGAAAG CTACAATAGAGCACGAGATGGAGCTGAGGAACAAGAACGAGCTGCTGCGTATAGAGGCTGAGACTAAAGCACGAGCCCGCGTGGAGCGAGAGAACGCCGACATAATCCGCGAGCAAATCCGTCTGAAGGCTGCAGAACACAGACAGACCGTCCTGGAGTCTATAAA GACTGCAGGCGCTGTGTTTGGAGAAGGATTCAGGGCCTTTGTGTCAGACTGGGACAAAGTCACAGCCACG GTGGCTGGACTGACCCTTTTAGCTGTGGGAGTTTATTCAGCCCGAAACGCCACAGCGGTGGCGGGACGTTACATCGAAGCCCGGCTCGGGAAGCCGTCACTAGTGCGGGAAACGTCCAGATTCACCGTCGCAGAGGCAATCAAGCATCCAGTCAAG ACGGTCAAACGGCTGAAGAGCAAACCTCAGGATGCCCTCGAGGGAGTTGTGCTCAAT CCGTCCCTGGAAGAGCGTGTACGTGACATCGCCATAGCAACAAGAAACACGAGGCAGAACCACGGCCTGTACAGGAATATCCTCATGTACGGCCCTCCTGGCACGGGCAAAACTCTCTTCGCTAAG AAGCTGGCAGTGCATTCTGGGATGGACTACGCAATTATGACTGGTGGTGACGTGGCACCCATGGGCCGTGACGGTGTGACAGCCATGCACAAAGTGTTTGACTGGGCTGGCACAAGTCGACGCGG ACTTCTGCTTTTTGTTGATGAAGCTGATGCATTCCTTCGCAAGAGATCCACT GAGAAGATCAGTGAAGACCTCAGAGCCACTTTGAATGCATTCTTGTATCGCACCGGAGAGCAGAGcaccaa GTTCATGCTGGTGTTGGCCAGTAACCAACCAGAGCAGTTCGACTGGGCCATAAACGACCGTATCGATGAAATAGTGAATTTTGCTCTGCCAGGTcctgaggagagggagaggctgGTGCGGTTGTACTTTGACAAATATGTCCTGGAGCCCGCCACAGGAGGGAGGCA GAGGATGAAGCTGGCACAGTTTGACTATGGTCAAAAGTGCTCTGACATAGCGAAGCGGACAGGGGGCATGTCAGGAAGAGAGATCTCTAAGCTGGGTGTGGCCTGGCAG GCGGCAGCATATTCCTCTGAAGATGGCGTCCTGACGGAGGCTATGATTGATGCTCGAGTTGACGACGCCATCAAGCAGCACATTCAGAAGATGGACTGGCTGCATGGAGACGAGACGGCTCAGACCAAGACCCTTACACCTCCCCCAGCTGGAGCGACAGCCGGCGTGGGCAAAATGGGCTTCACTCTGCCCCTCAGCGAGGCACCTGAGGCTCAGGAGGTGATCGCCCCAATTCTCGAGATAGATACGAAACAAGAAGGTGAAAGTATACCACCTCCTTCAGACATCGACCAATCAGCAGAAGGCAAAAGTGCCGCCCCAGCTGGACAGGACTGTGACGATGCTGTCAAAGCAGAGGCTGCGACCGAAGCGGAGAGTTTAGCCCAGCCTGCTGCCCCCGAAGCGGAGAGTTTAGCCCAGCCTGCTGCCCCCGAAGCGGAGAGTTTAGCCCAGCCTGCTGCCCCCGAAGCGGAGAGTTTAGCccagcctgctgcccccgctgACAGTGAGGGCAAGAAGGAAGACAAAACTGGATCTTCTCCTCCAAAGGATGGAACTCCAGTTTGA